The DNA window TAGTGACCAAGTAGACAAACTGCTAATTATCAAAGCATAAAAGGTATTAGACTCTGCAGGAGAAAAGCAATGTAGATTAGTCTAATTTTATAGCTACTTCAAATTGCCATCTTTTTCTATTAGAACCTTGTTCCTATTCTGAATAGCACTCAATAGAACTTGTGAAACCATCAAACTGGCATAAAGCTTACTCCACTGACTTCAAAATGGACCCTTCCACTCATAGGGTGTACACTAGCCACTACACTTATTTCTTATGTCATGGCAAATAGTCAACTTTCACTGCCCAGTCATTTTAACCCACGTTTCAACATGCACATCCCAGtaatttggaaacattttgttTCCAAAGATTCACTTAACATTGGTTTAGCAACATGAAGCTTTCTATGCAACACAAGGACTCAGTTTTTGGCCTGTTTTAGTGACAGGCAATCAGCAACATGCTGCATTTCTCTCCAGTGTTGTAATCAAAGCAACCCTCCCATAGCTTTAAATGATATTCCTTCCCCTTCCAATTATGTGGGGGGAAAACAACCCTATTCTCCACCCAGAAGTGTTAACTCAAGAATTACATTTTCAAGAAGTTTCCAGATTCGTAAAACCAGAATTAGATGTCTTTCACCTAAATGTCTCGGTGTTGACCAAAGGAACACACAGGtttctcatttaacttttttaatggGTCTCAAAATTCTGTGACAAATTTTTGGTCAAGttgtttccattaaaaagtactgattttaaaaactaataacttAAAACTGCCACAcgcaaaaaagaaaaccaaagtggtccacaaaacattctcctttccttctgaagGTTTTACGATGCATTGTTATCATTAACCAGTCTTTTACTACTAAACTTAAATGGCCAATTGAAACAAACAGTTCTGAGACCGTTCTTCCACCACTGATTAAGAGTGGGGTGGCAGGTATTAGGGATAATATTCATTTAGCCTTCTGAGCTTTCTGGGCAGACTTGGTGACCTTGCCAGCTCCAGCAGCCTTCTTGTCCACTGCTTTGATGACACCCACCGCAACTGTCTGTCTCATATCACGAACAGCAAAGcgacctattaaaaaaaaagttaattattacCCAAAGTACTGTTCagttgtatttttcatctttaacacaacttttttacatttaagtagtCATCCTTACCCAAAGGTGGATAGTCTGAGAAGCTCTCAACACACATGGGCTTGCCAGGAACCATATCAACAATGGCAGCATCACCAGACTTCAAGAATTTAGGGCCATCTTCCAGCTTTTTACCAGAACGGCGATCAATCTTTTCCTTCAGCTCAGCAAACTTGCATGCAATGTGAGCCGTGTGGCAATCCAATACAGGGGCATAGCCGGCGCTTATTTGGCCTGGATGGTTCAGGATAATCACCTTGGAAAAAAGATTTGCATTCAGTGCAAATCCAAAGTCTCAAATGACTTTAGCCTCTGCAATAAGTTAATGTTACTTTAAATTGTTACCTGAGCAGTGAAGCCAGCTGCTTCCATTGGTGGGTCATTTTTGCTGTCACCAGCAACGTTGCCACGACGAACATCCTTGACAGACACATTCTTGACATTGAAGCCCACATTGTCCCCAGGAAGAGCTTCACTCAAAGCTTCATGGTGCATTTCGACAGATTTTACTTCCGTTGTAACGttgactggagcaaaggtgaccacCATACCGGGTTTGAGAACACCAGTCTCCACTCGGCCAACAGGAACAGTACCAATACCTAAAAATATTTACAGCATACTAAATACCTATGAAGGCAGACAGTACTCTATCAACTCAAATTCAACTTTGTTTACAGCCAACTTACCACCAATTTTGTAGACATCCTGGAGAGGCAGGCGCAAGGGCTTGTCAGTTGGACGAGTTGGTGGTAGGATGCAGTCCAGAGCCTCAAGCAGCGTGGTTCCACTGGCATTGCCATCCTTACGGGTGACTTTCCATCCCTTGAACCAAGGCATCTGAAACACAAGCATGCCAATTTGTGTAAGCATGAAATCGCCATTCCCAGAGCTTTTTAACAATGGTCTTGAAAGCCACTTACGTTAGCACTTGGCTCCAGCATGTTGTCACCATTCCAACCAGAAATTGGCACAAATGCTACTGTGTCGGGGTTGTAGCCAATTTTCTTAATGTAAGTGCTGACTTCCTTAACAATTTCCTCATATCTCTTCTGGCTGTAGGGTGGCTCAGTGGAATCCATTTTGTTAACACCGACAATTAGTTGTTTCACACCCAGTGTGTAAGCCAGAAGGGCATGCTCTCGGGTCTGCCCATTCTTGGAGATACCAGCTTCAAATTCACCAACACCAGCAGCAACAATCAGGACAGCACAGTCAGCCTTTAAAGAAAGCAAAGACATATCCCTGTCAACTCTCCAAATGACAAAACCAGTGTACAAAGCAAGCCTTTTGGGATAAAGAAACCTAGAATTATTAATCCCACCAACCTGAGATGTCCCTGTAATCATGTTTTTGATAAAGTCTCTGTGTCCTGGGGCATCAATGATAGTCACATAGTActtgctggtctcaaatttccaCAAGGAGATATCAATGGTGATACCACGTTCACGCTCAGCTTTCAGTTTATCCAAGACCCAGGCATACTTGAAGGAGCCCTTTCCCATCTGTAAGGATTAAGAGTCGTTACTTGGTTACTAAAACACAAACTCCAGCTTCAATTTCCTTGTCCCCAGCCCTTAATTGGCAGTTTCCACTTTACAACTCCAAGTCCAAAGTGATTTTAGTCACTTTGGGTTACAGAAGCAACCAAAAATCAAACTTTTATAAGTCGGATCTTAACTATTAACATCCAAATCTACTCACTAGCAATACGATTACAGAAGTCaccaaaagcaaaattatttcatAAGTAAGGTCTTAACTATTAGCATTCAGATCTAAACCACTCACTAGTTCTGGGGAAATCACCTAATGATTCTGCTGGTAAAACTCATTTTAGTTGATCTTTCCCTTTCTGGTATTAAACATACCTCAGCAGCCTCCTTCTCAAATTTTTCAATGGTTCTTTTGTCGATGCCACCGCATTTATAGATCAGATGGCCAGTAGTGGTGGACTTGCCCGAATCTACGTGTCCAATGACGACAATGTTGATATGAgtcttttcctttcccattttggCTTTTAGGGGTAGTTTTCACGACAcctgaaatggaagaaaaaaactttgaACCACTGTCTGAGGCTTGAGAATGAACCAAGATCCAAACTCAAAAAGGGCAAATTCCAAGGAGAATTACATCAAGTGCCAAGCTGGCCTAACTTCAGTCTCCACCCACTCAGTGTGGGGAAACTCCATCGCATAAAACCCCTCCCCCCAACCTAAAGACGACGTACTCCAAAAGCTCGAGAACTAATCGAGGTGCCTGGACGGCGCCCGGTACTCCGTGGAGTCACATGAAGCGACGGCTGAGGACGGAAAGGCCCTTTTCCTTTGTGTGGGTGACTCACCCGCCCGCTCTCCCGAGCGCCGCGTCCTCCATTTTGAGCTCCCTGCAGCAGGGCCGGGAAGCGGCCATCTTTCCGCTCACGCAACTGGTGCCGACCGGGCCAGCCTTGCCGCCCAGGGCGGGGCGATACACGGCGGCGCGAGGCCAGGCACCAGAGCAGGCCGGCCAGCTTGAGACTACCCCCGTCCGATTCTCGGTGGCCGCGCTCGCAGGCCCCGCCTCGCCGAACATGTGCGCTGGGACGCACGGGCCCCGTCGCCGCCCGCGGCCCCAAAAACCGAAATACCAGTGTGCAGATCTTGGCCCGCATTTACAAGACTATCTTGCCAGAAAAAAAGCGTCGCAGCAGgtcatcaaaaattttaaatggctaGAGACTTATCGAAAGCAGCGAGACAGGCGCGAAGGTGCCACCAGATTCGCACGCGGCGGCCCCAGCGCCCAAGCCAGGCCTCAACTCAAGCACGAGGCGAAGGGGCTCCTTAAGCGCAAGGCCTCGAACTCTCCCACCCACTTCCAACCCGAAGCTCGGGATCAAGAATCACGTACTGCAGCCAGGGGCGTGGAAGTAATTCAAGGCACGCAAGGGCCATAACCCGTAAAGAGGCCAGGCCCGCGGGAACCACACACGGCACTTACCTGTGTTCTGGCGGCAAACCCGTTGCGAAAAAGAACGTTCACGGCGACTACTGCACTTATATACGGTTCTCCCCCACCCTCGGGAAAAAGGCGGAGCCAGTACACGACATCACTTTCCCAGTTTACCCCGCGCCACCTTCTCTAGGCACCGGTTCAATTGCCGACCCCTCCCCCCAACTTCTCGGGGACTGTGGGCGATGTGCGCTCTGCCCACTGACGGGCACCGGAGCCTCACGCATGCTCTTCTCCACCTCAGTGATGACGAGAGCGGGCGGGTGAGGGGGCGGGAACGCAGCGATCTCTGGGTTCTACGTTAGTGGGAGTTTAACGACGGTCCCTGGGATTCCCCAAGGCAGGGGCGAGTCCTTTTGTATGAATTACTCTCAGCTCCGGTCGGGGCGGGTTGGGGGGGGTGGTGACGGGGAGGCCGCCTGGAAGGGACGTGCAGAATCTTCCCTCT is part of the Homo sapiens chromosome 6, GRCh38.p14 Primary Assembly genome and encodes:
- the EEF1A1 gene encoding elongation factor 1-alpha 1, which produces MGKEKTHINIVVIGHVDSGKSTTTGHLIYKCGGIDKRTIEKFEKEAAEMGKGSFKYAWVLDKLKAERERGITIDISLWKFETSKYYVTIIDAPGHRDFIKNMITGTSQADCAVLIVAAGVGEFEAGISKNGQTREHALLAYTLGVKQLIVGVNKMDSTEPPYSQKRYEEIVKEVSTYIKKIGYNPDTVAFVPISGWNGDNMLEPSANMPWFKGWKVTRKDGNASGTTLLEALDCILPPTRPTDKPLRLPLQDVYKIGGIGTVPVGRVETGVLKPGMVVTFAPVNVTTEVKSVEMHHEALSEALPGDNVGFNVKNVSVKDVRRGNVAGDSKNDPPMEAAGFTAQVIILNHPGQISAGYAPVLDCHTAHIACKFAELKEKIDRRSGKKLEDGPKFLKSGDAAIVDMVPGKPMCVESFSDYPPLGRFAVRDMRQTVAVGVIKAVDKKAAGAGKVTKSAQKAQKAK